One genomic region from Carnobacterium divergens encodes:
- a CDS encoding TetR/AcrR family transcriptional regulator C-terminal domain-containing protein produces MNRQNATKEIIAYSFKYLAREKDIDKISITDIMDQTDFRRQTFYDHFDDKYDLITWIFSYETSKLIQSLTVWEKWQEGLLYLLNYLEENSNYYKKVFSNMKFDSFKEYFAYYIRQIVKKVVNDYFRIHVISNNNQAIIETTVDFYAYGLSEMLYRWVLGGCELNSEIYHKIIIQVIGYRTQP; encoded by the coding sequence ATGAACCGACAAAACGCAACGAAGGAAATCATTGCTTATTCCTTCAAATATCTCGCACGTGAAAAGGATATTGATAAAATATCAATTACAGATATAATGGACCAGACAGATTTCCGCCGTCAGACTTTTTATGATCATTTTGATGACAAGTACGATTTAATTACTTGGATTTTTTCATATGAAACCTCTAAATTAATTCAATCACTTACGGTTTGGGAAAAGTGGCAAGAAGGATTACTCTATCTATTGAATTATCTTGAAGAAAACAGTAATTACTATAAGAAGGTTTTCTCAAACATGAAGTTCGATTCATTTAAGGAGTATTTTGCGTATTATATTAGGCAAATTGTTAAAAAAGTCGTGAATGACTATTTTCGAATACACGTTATTTCTAATAACAACCAAGCTATTATTGAGACAACAGTTGACTTTTATGCTTATGGATTGTCAGAAATGCTATATCGCTGGGTTCTCGGAGGCTGCGAGCTTAATAGTGAAATATATCACAAAATAATTATCCAAGTGATTGGCTATAGAACTCAGCCTTAA
- a CDS encoding iron-containing alcohol dehydrogenase — MTKENYDFMMPNVNFFGPGVVKKVGERAKMLNMNKVLIVTDKFLRELANGPVKQAEDSLKAANVDYVIFDGVEPNPKIRNVEDGKKLYLKNQCDSIITIGGGSAHDCGKGIGIVLSNGDDLAACAGIETLEYPLPPLMAVNTTAGTASEVTRHAVITNEKTHLKFVVVSWRNVPLVSFNDPMLMLDVPTALTAATGMDALTHCVESYVSVNRNPITDAQAIQGIKLIAKYLRRAVANGHDIEARTNMAYASILAGMAFNNADLGYVHAMAHQLGGQYDAPHGVCCAVLMPTVERWNIISNPQRFADIAQFLGENIEGLTVMEAAEKAIQAMVRISEDVGIPTNIKSLGALPKDFDMMAENALKDGNAFSNPRVGTKEDIIKLYQQAYDA, encoded by the coding sequence ATGACAAAAGAAAACTATGATTTTATGATGCCTAATGTGAATTTCTTTGGACCTGGGGTAGTTAAAAAGGTCGGAGAAAGAGCAAAAATGTTGAATATGAACAAAGTGTTAATTGTTACAGATAAATTTTTGAGAGAATTGGCTAATGGTCCCGTTAAGCAGGCAGAAGACTCTCTTAAAGCAGCCAATGTTGACTATGTGATTTTTGATGGTGTAGAACCAAATCCAAAAATCCGAAATGTTGAGGATGGAAAGAAACTATATCTTAAAAATCAATGTGATTCAATTATTACAATCGGTGGGGGGTCAGCTCATGACTGTGGAAAAGGAATCGGTATTGTCTTGTCAAATGGAGACGACCTAGCTGCATGTGCAGGGATTGAAACATTGGAATATCCTTTACCACCATTGATGGCTGTAAATACTACGGCTGGAACAGCTTCAGAAGTTACGCGACATGCTGTAATTACAAATGAAAAAACGCACCTAAAATTCGTTGTTGTCTCCTGGCGCAATGTTCCCCTGGTATCATTTAATGATCCAATGCTAATGCTAGATGTCCCGACAGCTTTGACAGCTGCAACAGGTATGGACGCACTGACGCACTGTGTGGAGTCTTATGTATCTGTGAATCGAAATCCTATTACTGATGCTCAAGCAATTCAAGGGATAAAATTAATTGCTAAGTATTTGAGACGTGCAGTAGCTAATGGACATGACATAGAAGCAAGAACAAATATGGCGTATGCTTCAATTTTGGCTGGAATGGCCTTTAATAATGCAGACTTAGGTTATGTTCATGCAATGGCTCATCAATTAGGTGGTCAGTATGATGCTCCTCATGGTGTTTGTTGTGCCGTTTTAATGCCGACTGTTGAAAGATGGAATATTATCAGTAATCCGCAACGGTTTGCTGATATTGCTCAATTCTTAGGTGAAAATATCGAGGGGTTAACAGTGATGGAAGCTGCTGAGAAAGCTATCCAAGCAATGGTTCGTATTTCCGAAGATGTCGGTATTCCAACGAACATTAAATCTCTGGGTGCATTACCTAAAGATTTTGATATGATGGCAGAAAATGCTTTGAAAGATGGGAATGCATTTTCTAATCCTAGGGTCGGTACAAAAGAGGATATTATTAAATTGTACCAACAAGCCTACGATGCGTAA